The genomic DNA GACCACCGCGAGGATCGCGTCCAGCTCGATCCACAGGCCGGCGTTGTTGCCGTCGGCGCTGGAGACGTTCGAGCTGATCATCAACCCGGCGACGCCCGCGCACAGCGCCGCGAACGCGTAGACCATGACGATGATCCCGCGCGCGCGGATGCCGGCGAGCCTGCTGGCCTCGGCGTTGCCGCCGACCGACTCGATGAGCATGCCGAGCGCGAGCCGTCGGGTGAGGAACGCGGTGACGCCCAGCACGACCAGCACGAGCAGGATGCCGAACGGGATCGTCAGCAGGTAGCCGCCGCCGATGAGCTTGTAGGCGGGGCTGTTGACGGTGATGATCTGCCCGTCGGTGATGAGCTGGGCCAGGCCGCGCCCGGCCACCATGAGGATCAGCGTGGCGATGATCGGCTGGATGCCGATCCCGGCGACGAGGAAGCCGTTCCACGCCCCGAGCAGCACCGACAGGCCGAGTGCCAGCACCACGGAGGTGAGGACGCTCGCGTCCTGGCTGAGCTGCAGGCAGGCCAGCGCGCCCGAGATGGCCACCACCGAGCCGACCGACAGGTCGATGCCGCCCGTCGCGATGACCAGCGTCATGCCCAGCGACACCAGGATGAGCGGCGCGCCGAAGCGCAGGATGTCGATCAGGCTGCCGTAGAGGTGGCCCTCCCGCATCTGGATCGACAGGAATCCGGGCGAGAACGCCACGTTCAGCAGGATCAGCGCCGCCAGGATGGCCAGCGGCCACAGCAGTCGTCTCATGCCCGCCCTCCGCTCGCGATGGTCTCCAGGAGCACGTCCGTGGTCAAGGCGTCGTCGTTGGGCAGGTCGGCCACCAGCCTGCGGTCGCGCAGCACCCCGACCCGGTGGCTGAGCCGCAGCACCTCCTCCAGCTCGGCGGAGATGAACAGCACCGCCATGCCGCCGTCGGACAGCTCGGCGACCAGGCGCTGGATCTCGGTCTTGGCGCCCACGTCGATGCCGCGGGTGGGCTCGTCGAGGATGAGCAGCTTCGGCTCCAGGATCAGCCAGCGGGCCAGCAGCACCTTCTGCTGGTTGCCGCCGCTGAGGTTGCGCACGAGGTGGTCGGGGTTCGGCGGGCTGATCCGCAGCGCCTTGACGTACCGGCCGACCAGCTCGTCCTGCTGTTCGCGCGGCACCGGCCTGGTCCAGCCGCGGGTGGCCTGCAGGGCGAGGATGATGTTCTCCCTGACCGTGAGGTCGGGGATGAGCCCGTCCTGCTTGCGGTTCTCGGAGCAGAAGGCGATGTCGTGCGTCATCGCGGTGCGCGGCGTGCGCAGCGACACGGCCGCGCCGCCGACCGCCACCTCGCCGGCGGTGGCGTGGTCGGCGCCGAAGAGCAGCCGGGCGATCTCGGTACGGCCGGAGCCGAGCAGCCCGGCCAGGCCGACGACCTCGCCCTCGTGGATGGTGAGCGAGAACGGCTCGATGGCGCCGGTCCGGCCCAGTTCGCGCGCCTCGACCAGCGGCCGGTCGAACACCCTGGCCTCGCCGTGCAGCTTCTCCAGGTCGGCCAGCTCCTGGCCGATCATCTTGGCGACCAGGTCGACCTGGCTGAGCTCGCTGGTGAGGTATTCGCCCACGAGCCGGCCGTTGCGCAGGATCGTCATGCGGTCGGAGATCTCGTAGATCTGGTCGAGGAAGTGGGAGACGAAGAGGATCGCGATGCCCTCCTCCTTGAGCGTGCGCATCACCCGGAAGAGCTGCTCGACCTCGCCCGCGTCGAGGCTGGAGGTCGGCTCGTCCAGGATGAGCACCCGGGCGTCGACGTCGATCGCGCGGGCGATGGCGACCATCTGCTGGATGGCCAGCGAGCACGACGACAGCGGCGCCGAGACGTCGACGTCCAGCTCCAGCCGGGCCAGCAGCTCGGCCGCCCGCGCCCGCATGCGCCTGAAGTCGATGCGCCCGCGCCGGCGCGGCTCGCGGCCGATGAAGACGTTCTCCGCCACCGAGAGGTTGGCGCAGAGGTTGACCTCCTGGTAGACCGTGCTGATCCCGGCCCGCTGGGCCTCCAGGGGGCCGGCGAAGGCCACGCTCCGCCCGGCCAGCTCGACGCTGCCCTCGTCGCACGGGTGGACCCCGGTCAGCACCTTGATCAACGTGGACTTGCCCGCGCCGTTCTCGCCCATCAGCGCGTGCACCTCGCCCGGGAGCAGCCTCAGGTCGACGCCGTCGAGGGCCCTCACTCCGGGAAACTGTTTACCGATCCCGCTCATGCGCAGGATGGGTGCGGGTTCGGCCATCGCGGCGTCCCCTCTCCTGTTCGCGCTCGTCGCACGCGGCCGGGCCGGGCCCCAGCGTCGTCGCCGACCTGGGTCCGGCCCGGCCACCGGTCAGTACTGGCGCTGGGGCAGCGCGGCCTTGGCCTGCTCCTGGGTGAAGGTCGTCTCCTCCGTCACCACGCGGGCGGGGACGGACTCACCCTTGACCACCTTCTTGGCGAGGTCCATGAGCTGCGGGCCGAGCAGCGGGGAGCACTCGACGATGTAGTTGATCTTGCCGTCGGCGAGGGCCTGCATGCCGTCCTTGACGGCGTCGACCGTGATGATCTTGATGTCCTTGCCGGGCACCTTGCCCGCGCCCTCGATGGCCTCGATGGCGCCCAGACCCATGTCGTCGTTGTGGGCGTAGAGGACGTCGATGTCGGGGTGGGCCTTCAGGAAGGCCTCCATGACCTCCTTGCCCTTGGCCCTGGTGAAGTCGCCGGTCTGCGAGGCGATGACCTTGAACTTGGCCTCGCCGCCGATGACCTCCTGGAACCCGGCCTTGCGGTCGTTGGCCGGAGCGGAGCCCGTGGTGCCCTGCAGCTCGACGATGTTCACCGGGTCGGTGCCCGACTTGTACTCCTCCAGCAGCCACGTGCCGGCCTTGCGGCCCTCCTCGACGAAGTCGGAGCCGAGGAAGGTCTTGTAGAGGCTGGTGTCCTTGGAGTCCACGGCCCGGTCGGTCAGGATGACCGGGATCTTGGCGTTCTGGGCCTCCTTCAGGACCGTGTCCCAGCCCGACTCCACCACCGGCGAGAAGGCGATGACGTCCACCTTCTGCTGGATGTAGGAGCGGATGGCCTTGATCTGGTTCTCCTGCTTCTGCTGGGCGTCGGAGAACTTCAGGGTGATGCCGGCCGTCTTGGCCGACTCCTGGACCGACTTGGTGTTGGCCGTCCGCCAGCCGCTTTCCGCGCCGACCTGCGAGAAGCCCATGGTGATCGAGCCGTCGCCGCCGCTGGAGGCGCTGGTGTCAGCACCGCCACCGCCACCGCAGCCGGCCAGCGTCACCGCGGTGAGCCCGGCGAGAACCAGCGTCGAGATCCTCTTCAACACGTGGGGAGTTCCTTTCTGATGTGAGCGCTAACAGCGAAGGCCGCGTCAGCGCCGCGCCAAACCTGTCCCCGACTAGATCCGGGCCGTGCTGGCCCGGTCGACCAAGGAGGGCGGGACCACGAGACGCTCGCGCCCGTGTGGCTCCCGGCCCTCGATCTGCCGTAGAAGCACCTCGATGCTGTGCCTGCCCACCGCGCCGAAGTCCTGCCTGATGGTGGTCAGCGGGGGCGAGAAGAACTCCGACTCGGGGATGTCGTCGAAACCGACGACGCTCACCCGGCCGGGGACCTTCACGCCCCGCTCGGTGAACGCCCGCAGCACCCCGAGCGCCATCTGGTCGTTGGCGACGAAGACCGCGGTCACGTCCGTCATGCTCGCCAGGCTGCGGCCCGCCTCGTAACCCGAGCGCGGACTCCAGTCCCCGGCGAGCGGCTGCGGGGCCTCGCGGCCCGCTCGCGCCAGCGCGGCCCGCCACCCGGCCACGCGCCCTTCGGCCTCCAGCCAGTCGGAGGGACCGCGGACGTGCCAGACCGTCTCGTGCCCCAGGGACAGCAGGTGCTCCGTGGCGAGCCTGCCGCCCTCGACCTGGTCGACGCAGACGACCGACACCTCGCCGGCCTCGCCGCCCTCGACCGCGACCGTGGGCACGCCGAGGGGCAGGTCCGCCAGCGCCTGGGCGGCCGAACGCTGCGGCGCCACCACGACGATGCCGTCGACGCCCTGGTCGGCCAGGTAGTCGAGGGCGTCGCGGACGCCGCTCCGGTCGATCGATCTGAGGCTGACGATGCTGATGAAGTAGCCGGCGGCCCTGGCCGCCTGCTCGATGCCGTAGACGGTGCTCGCCGGGCCGTACAGCGTGGTGTCGAAACTGACCACGCCGAGGGTCCGGGAGTGCCGGGTGACGAGCGCGCGGGCGACGAGGTTTCGGCGGTAGCCGAGCTTGTCGATCGCCACGAGCACCTTGGCGCGGGTCTCGCTGCGCACGTTGGGGTGCTCGTTGAGCACGCGTGAGACCGTCTGGTGCGACACGCCGGCCTCTTTGGCCACATCGGCCATGACCGGCGGGCGGCGCTCCGAGGTCGATCCCACGAGCTGCTCCTTTTCCTGGCTTGGCAAGACTGTGAACGTTAACAACGGGTCTCGTCAAGAGGCGTCTCGATTACGGTCGCGTTACGCCCGGAGGACCTTGACGCGGATGGTGAGGACGCCTCGACGGGGGCGCCCAGCTCTCCGTTGGCAACGCCCGCATGCTCGTGTTAGCGTTAACAGTATAGCTGAGGAACCTCCCCTGCCAAGAGACCCGTCTCAGGTGTGCGGCCGGTCGCGGGCCGCGCCGCCGGGCCGGACGGCGTGCTGCGCGCCCGGTCCGGCACGGCTCACCCGGCGGCGGTCGAGTCGCGGATGACGAGCCGGCAGGGCATCCGGTGCACGCCCGGCGTCGCCCTGCCGTCGATGGCGGCGAACAGGTGCTGGGCGGCGGTGCGGCCGAGCTCCTCCAGGTTCAGGTCCACGGTGGTCAGGGCGGGCCGGGTCTCGGTGGACAGCACCTCCCAGTTGTCGTAGCCGATCACCGCGATGTCGCCGGGCACCGACCGGCCGCGTTCGCGGGCGGCCTCGACGAAGCCGGCCGCTATCTGGTCGCTGCCGCAGAACACCGCGTCCACCTCGGGCTCGGCCATGAGCAGCATCTCGGCGGCGTGCCGCCCCCACCGCTGCGACCACGTGCCCCAGAGCGTCTCGCCCGCCTGCCGCACCCCGGCCGCGGCGAGCGCCCGCCCCAGCCCCTCGGCCCGGTCGCGGGCGGCCTGGTAGTGCTGGGGTCCGGTGATGTGCGCGATCCCGCGCCGCCCGAGGGCCAGCAGGTGCTCGACGGCCAGCCTCGCCCCGCCCACGTCGTCGGGCACGAACGACACGTCGTCCGGGTCGTCGGAGGGGCCGTAGGCGTAGACCACGGGCACCGGCAGGTCCCTGCTGACGGAGGGGCGCGGGTTGGTGCTCTCCCCCACCACGATCAGCCCGTCCACCCGGCGCGACAGCAGGGCGCGCAGG from Nonomuraea muscovyensis includes the following:
- a CDS encoding ABC transporter permease; the encoded protein is MRRLLWPLAILAALILLNVAFSPGFLSIQMREGHLYGSLIDILRFGAPLILVSLGMTLVIATGGIDLSVGSVVAISGALACLQLSQDASVLTSVVLALGLSVLLGAWNGFLVAGIGIQPIIATLILMVAGRGLAQLITDGQIITVNSPAYKLIGGGYLLTIPFGILLVLVVLGVTAFLTRRLALGMLIESVGGNAEASRLAGIRARGIIVMVYAFAALCAGVAGLMISSNVSSADGNNAGLWIELDAILAVVIGGTSLAGGRFSLGGTVVGALIIQTLTTTIYSVGVPPETTLLFKALVVAAVCLIQSPSFREKVFRRRGTPAGPRPAAEEKVRVTA
- a CDS encoding sugar ABC transporter ATP-binding protein, whose translation is MAEPAPILRMSGIGKQFPGVRALDGVDLRLLPGEVHALMGENGAGKSTLIKVLTGVHPCDEGSVELAGRSVAFAGPLEAQRAGISTVYQEVNLCANLSVAENVFIGREPRRRGRIDFRRMRARAAELLARLELDVDVSAPLSSCSLAIQQMVAIARAIDVDARVLILDEPTSSLDAGEVEQLFRVMRTLKEEGIAILFVSHFLDQIYEISDRMTILRNGRLVGEYLTSELSQVDLVAKMIGQELADLEKLHGEARVFDRPLVEARELGRTGAIEPFSLTIHEGEVVGLAGLLGSGRTEIARLLFGADHATAGEVAVGGAAVSLRTPRTAMTHDIAFCSENRKQDGLIPDLTVRENIILALQATRGWTRPVPREQQDELVGRYVKALRISPPNPDHLVRNLSGGNQQKVLLARWLILEPKLLILDEPTRGIDVGAKTEIQRLVAELSDGGMAVLFISAELEEVLRLSHRVGVLRDRRLVADLPNDDALTTDVLLETIASGGRA
- a CDS encoding LacI family DNA-binding transcriptional regulator — encoded protein: MAGRRATINDVASLAGVSIATASKALNGRQDVRASTRERVLAAAEQLSFQPNALARGLLSGQTRTVGLLTSDSVGRFGIPVLLGAENAFGAGEMAVMLCDARGDAIREQHHLRALLSRRVDGLIVVGESTNPRPSVSRDLPVPVVYAYGPSDDPDDVSFVPDDVGGARLAVEHLLALGRRGIAHITGPQHYQAARDRAEGLGRALAAAGVRQAGETLWGTWSQRWGRHAAEMLLMAEPEVDAVFCGSDQIAAGFVEAARERGRSVPGDIAVIGYDNWEVLSTETRPALTTVDLNLEELGRTAAQHLFAAIDGRATPGVHRMPCRLVIRDSTAAG
- a CDS encoding LacI family DNA-binding transcriptional regulator — encoded protein: MADVAKEAGVSHQTVSRVLNEHPNVRSETRAKVLVAIDKLGYRRNLVARALVTRHSRTLGVVSFDTTLYGPASTVYGIEQAARAAGYFISIVSLRSIDRSGVRDALDYLADQGVDGIVVVAPQRSAAQALADLPLGVPTVAVEGGEAGEVSVVCVDQVEGGRLATEHLLSLGHETVWHVRGPSDWLEAEGRVAGWRAALARAGREAPQPLAGDWSPRSGYEAGRSLASMTDVTAVFVANDQMALGVLRAFTERGVKVPGRVSVVGFDDIPESEFFSPPLTTIRQDFGAVGRHSIEVLLRQIEGREPHGRERLVVPPSLVDRASTARI
- a CDS encoding ABC transporter substrate-binding protein gives rise to the protein MLKRISTLVLAGLTAVTLAGCGGGGGADTSASSGGDGSITMGFSQVGAESGWRTANTKSVQESAKTAGITLKFSDAQQKQENQIKAIRSYIQQKVDVIAFSPVVESGWDTVLKEAQNAKIPVILTDRAVDSKDTSLYKTFLGSDFVEEGRKAGTWLLEEYKSGTDPVNIVELQGTTGSAPANDRKAGFQEVIGGEAKFKVIASQTGDFTRAKGKEVMEAFLKAHPDIDVLYAHNDDMGLGAIEAIEGAGKVPGKDIKIITVDAVKDGMQALADGKINYIVECSPLLGPQLMDLAKKVVKGESVPARVVTEETTFTQEQAKAALPQRQY